The Leishmania donovani BPK282A1 complete genome, chromosome 23 DNA segment TTCCAGCGCGACTTTGTGCAGGAagtgcgccgctgcgacgacaTGGAGCGCAAGCTGCGCTTTCTGCAAGAGGAAATCGAAAAGGCCGGTGTGACCACCAtcgtggacggcggcgcggagggGGAGACGATGTCGTCGCTTGAGCACAAAATCGACGAGGTGTACTCTGAGGTGGTGGAGCTCAATGAGCAGTACCAGGCCCTCATCGAGGAGCGCAATCGGTCCAAGGAGCACCTCGAGATTCTCTCGCGCGACTTTGGCGGTTCAACCGGCGATGGGGTGTTGATGGTGACCGGCGTCATTCCGAAGGAGCGCATTCCGCTCTTCGAGCGCCTTGTGTACCGTTCCACACGCGGCAACTCTATCATGCGCACGGACAATATCGATAAGCCCTTCTACAACATAAACGCGAACGAGCCTGTGTACAAAAGCGTGTTTGCCGTGTACTTTTCGGCCCCGCGGTTGCGCGAGAGGCTTATCAAGATTGCCGAGGCGAACGCGGCGACCGTATACAGCTACGCCGACtctgagcagcagctgaccCGCATGCACGCctccctgcagcagcaggtggacACGATCACCCAGACCCTCAACCAGTCAGCCTaccgccagcggcaggtgCTGCTTGGCATTGCGGCTGCCTGCTACGAGTGGCGCCGCGCTGTGGTGACGGAAAAGGCGGTCTTCTCGACCATGAACATGCTGAAGTTCTCGGGGTCGACCGCGATCGCGCGAGGGTGGGCGCCGGTGCGCTCGTGCGAGGACATCCGCACGGCGATCGCCGAGGCTGAGTACCTGAGCGGGGCGCAGGTGGCGACGATTATTGAGGAGCTGAACACGCAggagacgccgccgtcgtacTTCAAGACCAACAAGATCACGGGTTCCTTCCAAAGCATCGTGGACAGCTACGGTATGGCCCGCTACAAGGAGGCGAACCCCGGCGTATTCACGATCATCACCTTCCCTTATCTCTTCGGTGTCATGTACGGCGACGTCGGCCACGGGATCATCCTCACCCTCTTTGCCGCTTTCCTAGTCTTCAAGGAGAAGAGCTTGGAGGGGCAGCCTTTGAACGAGATCTTCGCCATGATCTTCGGCGGCCGCTACTTGCTGTTGCTCATGGGCTTCTTCGCTGTGTACATGGGGCTCCTGTACAACGACATGTTTGGCTTCTCCATCGAAATCTTCGCCTCGGGCTACCGCtggccgcagctgccaccgGAGGGCCCAGACGGGATCGTGTACCCGTCCTTCCCCACAGGCCGCCCCAGCGTCAAGCCGGAATCGCCGGTCATCTTTGGCATCGACTCCGCCTGGTCGGAGACGGAGAACAAGCTGGAATTCTACAACTCCATCAAGATGAAGTGCTCCGTCATTATTGGTGTGGCGCAGATGATGGCTGGCGTGTTCATTTCTCTGACGAACTACATCTACTTCAACGACAGCGTCAAGGTGTGGTTCCGCTTCGTTCCGGAGGTGGTGTTTCTGTCGTGCACCTTTGGATACATGTGTGTCCTCATCATTGTGAAGTGGCTGACCACCTGGGAGAACACGCACGATGccccgtcgctgctggagacGATGACGAACTTCTTCCTGGCACCGGGAACCATCACCCTTCCGCTCTTCTCTGGCCAGGCTGCCCTGCAGGTGATGCTTCTGCTGGTGTCCTTGGCCTGCGTTCCATGCATGCTGTGCGTCATCCCGTATGTGGAGAAGAAAGAGCACGACCACAAGATGCAAGAACGGGCTGCCCACCCGCCtgaggacggcgaggaggaagaggaggacgactTCCAGTTCAGCGAGATCATCATCCACCAGATCATTCACACGATCGAGTACGTGCTCGGCTGCGTGTCGAACACCGCCTCGTACCTACGTCTGTGGGCCCTGTCCCTCGCCCACTCGCAGCTGTCGGAGGTGTTCTGGAGCTTCGCCTTCCTCCTCACGGTCGACTacgacagcggcaccggAATCTGCATCTTCTTTGGCTTCGCCGTGtggatggcggcgacgatcggcgtgctgctcggcatgGAGTCCCTGTCCGCCTtcctgcacgcgctgcgtCTTCATTGGGTGGAGTTCAACAACAAGTTCTACGCCGCTGACGGCCACGCGTTCGAGCCGTTCGACCTCGCGGAGTCGCTGAGCAAGCTGCGATAAGCACCTTCACCGACACCAGCACCCGGCGGCCGTGCAGAACGTGTGGATGGGGTGGAGCGCAAAGGTGGCTCGCTTGTACCCACTTCTTCGGCGACTTCGGTGTGCGGCGCATAAatggagcgagagaggaggctTGCAGGACCATCGCGGTGCTGTATTTTTTCTTTCGATTGCATCCGTGTGCTCGCGACGACTCAAGCGGCGTGGCCTCTTCgccacttctctctctgtttgtgtgtgtgtgtgtgtgtctgtgccttgTCGTGGGCGAGTGGATGTGTGGCGTGAGTTTGCTTTTGCGTTCATTCGCTGTGTTCCCTAAGGCGCAAGAGTTGTGAAAACGAAAGCAGAGGAAGCAGGCAAACGGACCGGATGGCACACTACCGTGGGCCCACCAGATACGATGGCGTGGGCAGTCGCGATGAAGGCTGGTCGGGGGAAGGGCACACAGCGCCGCTGGATGTTTTTGAGGCCTGCGTgtgccccttcctcctccccttcgcCACCCGAAGCTCGGCGACGCTCGCGGTTCTGTCGAGGCGCACACTcaggaagcagcagcagagcgtGGATCACTTCTCGGGTATACTACATCCGCTCGGGTGAAGGAGGGTGCCGAAGAGCAGAGGCGCTCGCTTTGGTCGTGCCACCAGCGGATTCCACGGAACGGCGCCTTTGGAGCAGCGCGTGGAGGtaggtttgtgtgtgtgtgcacggcaCGTATATTCGCCGCACTCGACATTATCCGCTGCTCTACCTCTCTGTCTATGATAGTCGCTTCTCCTTCGTGTCCCcaacgccgcggctgcggggCGCGGTGGACACGTTGGCCCTCTTAGCCGCACACATACTTGCGCACTCGCACAAGTGTTTGGACGCGTGCTCACTGCTCACACTCCCActttttccctctcctgcCGTGCCACTATCGTCGCCTCCTTCTTCCGTCAGTGTCCCTGCGTCTGTGTAAgtgtttgcgcgtgtgcttgagTGCGTGCACGTGGCCGCTTCATCGCCGTTGCATGCTCACAGATTTCTTCTGGCGGAGCACCTCATACGAATCCACCACCGTCTTGCTGCGCGCTCTTTCCTCGCTCTTcgccgcgcgtgtgtgccgcttcCGTCAGCCAAAATCCTGCCGCACCATCAAAGCAGTGGAAAGGACAATGTTGCACATCACGGCGGCTCGACACGCGCAGCTCTTCAGGCTGACGCAGCGCAGGTTGCAGTCCGGCACCTTCACGGCGTGCCCGTACCATCAGGCCAAGGAGGGATCTGCCACGGTCATGGCGCAAGGGGCAATGGAGCACTGCCCCGTGGTGGGCACAACGCCGCACATGGGTTGCCCCGTGGAGGCGAGTCTGTGCGACCGCCGGCCGCCGACCATGTTGGCAATGGTGTCGCAGATGGGCAAGTCGCAGCTCTCCGCCTACGTGGCTGCCACGGCGTTGGCGGGATACGTGATTGCCGGTGGCACCGCTCCCTTagtcgcggctgccgtcacTACCGGCACAATGTTGCAGTCCTGCTCCGCCAACACGGCGAACCAGATCATCGAGGCACCGTATGATAAGTTAATGAAGCGCACCTGCCGTCGACCTCTCCCGATGAAGTTCCTCTCACCCCAGGCAGCTACGGCCATCTCCGGCATGGAGCTGACCCTCGGCACTGGGCTGCTGTACTGCGTCAgcccaccggcggcggccttggGCGTCTTCAACTGGTTCTTGTACGTCTGCATTTACACCCCGCTGAAGCGCGTCTCCGCCCTCAACACGTGGTTCGGCTCTATCGTAGGAGGCGTGCCCCCGCTCATGGGAGGCTTTGCCGTCGCCGGTATCATCACGCCGCCGGTGTGGCTGCTGGCGACGTTCCTGTTTGTGTGGCAAATTCCGCACTTCAACGGGCTCGCCTTCCACTGCCGGCGCGACTACGAGGCGGCCGGCTACAAGATGCTAGCCTTCTACAATCCCTGGCGCGCGTCCTTCTACGCTGTTGCCCTCTCCGTTATGATGGCCTTCCTCACTCTCGTCTGCCCGACGCTCGCCGGcatggaggtggagggggtgtggTACTACTCGgtgacggccgccgccaacgcgcTCATGATCTACAAGTCGCTCCTCTTTCACAACGAGCCggtgcgccactgccgcggctgcttcgtCTTCTCGTATGTGTACCTCAGCGTGGTCCTCGCGGCGATCATGCTAAACCACATTCAGCCGAtgcacctcgcgcagcgcgccaTAGACTATGTGGCTGCGGAGGCAACCGAGGCGTCTGCAACGTCGTCGGCGGTAGTGTCCACCGCCGAGACGTAGTTCGTCATCGCAAACGAATGCGCAGACTTGGTTGTGCCTCGCGCACCCTCGAAAGGGATCTCTTGCAAGTGaacaggcgcacgcacgctccCCTTCTACCCCTCGCATTGCCACTTATGCGCATATCGGCAACCGTGCGGGCGGGGCCGGGCGCCGGCTTCGATACCGCTCTGGTCCAGCCTGCACATGTTTCTAGGAAATCATCCGTGGCACGCAAACAACGCTCCCGCACGCATGCCCGAAAGAATGACGACTTTGGCTCGCCACTGTGCCGTTTCGCacgccaacgccgtcgccttcCTTCCATATGCACCTTACCCAATCCTTGAGGACGCGTTGGCGATCACTGAAGTCTACTGGGCTAGGAAATGGCAGCGTTGCTCCTACTGCGTCTTTACACGAACTACAGCGAAgacg contains these protein-coding regions:
- a CDS encoding protoheme IX farnesyltransferase, putative, coding for MLTDFFWRSTSYESTTVLLRALSSLFAARVCRFRQPKSCRTIKAVERTMLHITAARHAQLFRLTQRRLQSGTFTACPYHQAKEGSATVMAQGAMEHCPVVGTTPHMGCPVEASLCDRRPPTMLAMVSQMGKSQLSAYVAATALAGYVIAGGTAPLVAAAVTTGTMLQSCSANTANQIIEAPYDKLMKRTCRRPLPMKFLSPQAATAISGMELTLGTGLLYCVSPPAAALGVFNWFLYVCIYTPLKRVSALNTWFGSIVGGVPPLMGGFAVAGIITPPVWLLATFLFVWQIPHFNGLAFHCRRDYEAAGYKMLAFYNPWRASFYAVALSVMMAFLTLVCPTLAGMEVEGVWYYSVTAAANALMIYKSLLFHNEPVRHCRGCFVFSYVYLSVVLAAIMLNHIQPMHLAQRAIDYVAAEATEASATSSAVVSTAET
- a CDS encoding vacuolar proton translocating ATPase subunit A, putative; amino-acid sequence: MPREACSGLWRSEDMVVLSLHMQREVAHDAVLKLGEIGQFQFEDLNRDVSAFQRDFVQEVRRCDDMERKLRFLQEEIEKAGVTTIVDGGAEGETMSSLEHKIDEVYSEVVELNEQYQALIEERNRSKEHLEILSRDFGGSTGDGVLMVTGVIPKERIPLFERLVYRSTRGNSIMRTDNIDKPFYNINANEPVYKSVFAVYFSAPRLRERLIKIAEANAATVYSYADSEQQLTRMHASLQQQVDTITQTLNQSAYRQRQVLLGIAAACYEWRRAVVTEKAVFSTMNMLKFSGSTAIARGWAPVRSCEDIRTAIAEAEYLSGAQVATIIEELNTQETPPSYFKTNKITGSFQSIVDSYGMARYKEANPGVFTIITFPYLFGVMYGDVGHGIILTLFAAFLVFKEKSLEGQPLNEIFAMIFGGRYLLLLMGFFAVYMGLLYNDMFGFSIEIFASGYRWPQLPPEGPDGIVYPSFPTGRPSVKPESPVIFGIDSAWSETENKLEFYNSIKMKCSVIIGVAQMMAGVFISLTNYIYFNDSVKVWFRFVPEVVFLSCTFGYMCVLIIVKWLTTWENTHDAPSLLETMTNFFLAPGTITLPLFSGQAALQVMLLLVSLACVPCMLCVIPYVEKKEHDHKMQERAAHPPEDGEEEEEDDFQFSEIIIHQIIHTIEYVLGCVSNTASYLRLWALSLAHSQLSEVFWSFAFLLTVDYDSGTGICIFFGFAVWMAATIGVLLGMESLSAFLHALRLHWVEFNNKFYAADGHAFEPFDLAESLSKLR